The Salvia miltiorrhiza cultivar Shanhuang (shh) chromosome 2, IMPLAD_Smil_shh, whole genome shotgun sequence DNA window tttttctctctattgATATTAGTTTTGTTAGTAATTATTTTATAGATTCTTTTATTGTATAtgaaaaattctaaaaaaatatatctcgAGTCTCGACTATCAAttgtttacttttttttttgagtagaTATTTATTGTTTACTACTAACAACTTAAGCAAAACAGAATAATATGAATCagctttttttattttatttttttctcgtAGTATTTTTTAAGTTGTAAGTATTGATTAAAGTTGTTCCGCCGTGGCTCCGGTAGTGATGGCGGCGAGAAAGCCGATAATCAATCTACTCCGGCTAAATGGAGTGTCCATTTTGCAGCAATTGCATTTGGAAGAGAGGCTGCCATCAACGACGGAACAACCCAATCACAAAAAATCTTATACTTCCCTTTACTTGATGTTCAATGGGTTTGCTGTTTTGATGTGCTCTGTTCTCTCTCAATAACAAGTTAATTCATTTCGATTTAATcctaatttgaaaaataaaagtgccATATTTAATAAAACTGAAACATACCACTAGTATTAATCAAAGAATCTCCACGGCCACACATGTACATTGATCGAATGACACAACACTCAATTGTTCAATTATCCATGAAATCTATTTACCATTGCTACTGCATCTCTACATTTTGTGTCAAATCCTCTACTGCAAATAAAACctaaaaaacaaatacaaaatataaaGTTACATTAGTAAAATATACTAGACTTTTCCAGaacaataaacaaaataaatcttacCTCTATTAAAGAGATAAGCAACTTCTGCCATATTCATGCCTGAAATACATTATAAAAACTTTAATTTGCGGCATCAcataaaaaaatcatgaaaaattaaaaaatgtaaaattttctTACCTCTGCATATTGAAGTTATATTTTTGCCACAATATAGAATTCGTCTCTTCAAATTCCAAATCAATTCTCTAGGAACATCTATAGGCCGCAGACTAGATTCATGATCCGCAAAAACCTAATTCATATGAGATTTccaataatattttcataaaaaatgggggaattctaataatattttcataactaaaaagaaaaaagttggATCATAATATGCTTCACGTACCTCGTTTATTTGAAAATATGTCCCGTTCAAAGGAAATCGCCCTCCATTCGCTGTAAAGCATGGTATCTACATAGACAATTACATTTTAGCATAATTTGTTCCttcaattcataattaaatatgaaatataaaaaatttttGAATACCAAAATAGTTCCTTTAATCCTCTTTTGATATTCAACAACTTCTCTTGATAAACTCGGTTTTCCTGTATCACACGTTGTAGCCTCCTCGCTACATTCATCTACAATGAATTACAAAAATGAAATCAAGTGTGTTAATTTTAGCTAGCTGCTATTTATGTAGGTGTGATGGCAGGAATAATATTCGAATCACCTTCCGTCCAGATTGCAAGAAGGTACGGACAGCGGTCCCCGTGTACCCGCTTTGAAAACTGCAGCAAATAAAAAAGTATTTcacgaaaaaataatttaaggaAGTTTGTTGAGAAACAAGAGTAGGAAAATGCAGCTCACCGTTGCCAAAAAAGGGTGTGAATCTGGCAGCTCGCACCTAAAAGTGTTACAAACTTgttagaataaaaaaatatatatatgattattttttttaaaatttaattggtTATAAGGTATACTTTTCAAACTTACACTTCATGTACCGTCCTTAACCGATATTCTAACTTTTGTTTAGGCAACTGAAATGAAGCAACATTGGGATTTATAGCAACCAAAGCTTGTGAAATCTCATTATCTTCTCCAATAAAGCTACGTATCTTCTTCGTACGTATCTTCTTCGAGCGCTCTACGCGACTCAATGTGCCAATATAGCCCACGTGGCTCAATGTGCCAATATCTTCTATATCCCCTATGTCTAGTGACTCCATAGGCGTTGTCTCTACCACAGGAGATGGTGGGAGTTCTATGATTGGTTGGAAACATAGTGGCTCCATAGTCGTTGTCTCTACCACAGGAGATGATGGGAGTTCTATGATTGTTTCAGAATTTGAATGATGTTTAACCTCATTCCCATCTGAATTTGTCAACATTGGCGCTTCTAGACTCGAGTTAGCTTGGAAACCTTGGAGTCGAGGCTTATTGCTGCATTAAAAGATATATACATGACGTGCATTCATACAACTAcaaagaaatatttattttatggcactaactTGTTCATACAAATAGAAACAATCTTTATTTTTGGCACTAACCTTGCAAGTGCACTTGCATAATGCGCACACTCATCTCTCATCGGGCATTCTTTGCAATTTGGTTGGAGCTTTGTACAGAATGACTgaaaatatatagtataattttaatttataaatattattgataatataattattacatattttaaatATGGTTGTAAGTCTAATGATGCGTTCAAACATAATAGAGTCATATgaaaattgtttttgaatgcCGTCTAACTAtgacaataaatataataaaagatttTGTAATGTACTAAAAAATGCTTATAAATTTAGGGGGTGTATTCAATtcagattttaaaaagtctttaAAAATTTGTTGGTAATATCCATCTAAATTTGGTGATATTGAAACTTCCAAGGATTATAATATGTCATAGATTTTAAATTTGGTGTGAGGTTGGATTATTGTGTAGGGAATAGTTTAGAGAAGGCCTCTACTCCGAGCAGAAGGCTGCTCGTATGATTAAGGAATTGATGTTAGCTGTTCGGTAGTGTCATGAGATGGGTGTAGTTCACCACCTCTGGACAGATAAAGCTTGCGGACTTTGGATTAGCTGTGAGGATTTTAGATGCTAATATAACATAGCCTGCTAGCTAGCTAAATACTTCCACTATGCTGTGTAGTATTATAATTTATGGAATGCAGCTTTCATTTTTATAATGTATGTCATTTCATCCTCATCACATTTCAAACTCAGTTTCAATGGCCTTCTGGTATAATTTGTATGTTTTGGTTTCATTTTTGTAAGAAAACTGCATATAATTCAGTAGGGAATAGTCTAGGATGCATGTCTAGGATGCATAGTCTAAGAAAACTGCATATAATTGTAGAATTAATACAATCCATGAAATTAGTAGAATCCATATATTATAAAAAGTCTATCAAAATCTTTTAAATTCTTAATTGAATACACCCCCTTAGTTGAAGctttaaacataataaataaaaggaaaatcTGAAATTTAAGATCTTatacataaatgaaaaattgatttcaaatgaaataaactaatttttttactaaaaatcaTATATAATTCTTAAGGTTAGAATAAAGAAAAGTCGTTATTTACTCACATAAAGCATAAAAGAAATCATAACTAGTCAAACGACTTAATTTAATGAAGCGACAGAGAAACACTTACCTTGCCAATAGTAACACTGTGACAATGTATTTCGTATCTGTATAAGATGGGAAAATTTTAAGTAAAACAATTTAGTTTGTCAATATAtcacataaaaacataagtcCAAATAATAGAAAGAGCAAGTTTATCAACGTACAATAGTTGATGATCATTGTCGCAAGCGCGTGACCACATGTATTTTTGGACGCTGTCTAGACTTGGATAACTGTAAGAGAATTCATATGATCATCATCCTTTAAAAAAAGGCAAAAAATGAAAGCATTGAACAAATAGATTTGGTTAGATTATCACTCGTTGAGTTCATGTAGCTTAACTCCCTCGGGTAGTTTCTTCAATGGAACCCATCCCATACGAACAAAAAACCGACGAGCATTCGTGTCAACCGGGAAGGCCGGGTAGTAAAGTGCCAAAAGCCTCACGCACTCGGTGCTCTTCAATCCTAGACCAGATATGCTCAATAAATAGTCCCTAGAAAGAAAAATTTCATGAGTTgatcattttcatatatatatatatatatatatatcatcaagAATGAAGCATACTTTGCTTTAGGTGGTGGAACATTTCTTAGCCACTCTAAGTCAATACTGCCGTGATCTCTAACTAGGCGGTCAAGAAAGCCCTACAAGAAAATAAAGAATCAGTAAAAACATAAAGAATAAAATGGTAGAAATGTATATAAGTAGTACCTTGATTCTTTCGGCAAGTTGTTTGCTCATGCCTCGTTGGATAATAACAAGAGCAACCTCTTCTATCGATGCTTGCCTCATTGCTTCCCAATTAATAGAATCGGCGTTCTGCTCAGTTCTCTCTCTTGAGAGACCGCGAGAGTATTGTTTTCTCAAGTCATCCCAATTGATAGGCAATTCTTGTTTCTTGTTACcctttccttttcttctttctaCTCGTATAGGAGGATCAACCTCACGGATGAATTCACTCTTATCGGATGCGGATTCCACCACCATCACTTGTTGATCCAAGAGACGAATTCGTGAGTTTTGTTCGTCCACGGATAGAGGCGGATATCTCGATGACAAAGCCATGAACGCCGTACTAAAAGGAGGAAAAAAAACAAGTAATTAAAACCTTGAAAAGCGCATAACTAAATCACATATGTGGTAGTAACAATGTTGTGAAAAACTTAAGGCAGAATTGAGGCGTTTTGCCTGGTTGAGGCGAGGCGGTTTAAGGTGTAAGCCTCACACCAAGTTCAGAAAAACTCACAACAATTTTAAGAAACAAATAAAaccatataaaaataaaatatatatatatatatatataagttatgaattttaAAGTCTTaaagcaattaaattaaaagcatATTTATGGCAGAAAATTTTGTACGTAGTGAACTTTAGATCTATTCTAAGCACATATTCCTTGCATGATTGTGCCTAATAATAAGACATATTGGGATCAACACTCCATAAATCAGCTTATATTAAAGCAATAGAATCTGAATTCTTGCTGGAACAACCTATCTTAACATATACTAGTACTAGTATATCTTCCAAATTTGTTCCTAATATTAGTTAATTAATCACGTATTAATTCAGCTTTTTAAGCTCGTGATATTCTAATGTCTTGAATGTGTCTCGGGCTGTCAGGTCGATGAAAAGAACGTCGGCAAAAAGTAAAGAAGACCCTCAATCAAAGCTAAGTATTTATTCACTACGTACAAAGTCTCAGGAATCATATTTATTCATCACTGCCTGAACTAAGTATCAAACGGGTTGCCTCAAACCGACCAAGGTGCAAAATAATTGAATACACATAAAAGCGTATATGAGCTGCGGTTTCCTTGCCGCCTGTAGTAATTGTAATATTACCTCGACATATGATCACTGGCATTTTGAGTAAGAAAAACACCAACTACAGAGTCTACAATTGATCCTTTCCACGGCGAGAATTGCCTATTTCCTGACAAATTCAATAAATCAATGAAATGAGATAATTGACAATAAAGTTTATAATTATGAGTTTGTCAGTTACCTTGAACCACATCCATGCGGTCTAGAAACACGTCCAATTTATTTCGAAGCAATTTCCTCTCCCTCTTCATATATTCCACATGATCAGCACCAAGTGCTTCTGCTTCGGCAGCTTTGTTCCAATCATCTCTCGTTAACAGATTCCACACAACCATCGTCTCCTTATCAAGATCAACGAttcctttgtatttcttttcCGCAACAACAAGTGCATCACTACGCTCTTCGTTAATGCATAATGACTGCATTTTTTTCACAACAAAATCTGCTTGCGCATCTCTAACATCCTTATCTCCTGAAACAAAAAATAtcatcacacaaagatatcaagttGAAAACAATATAAAATTGGTTTCAAGATTAACAAACCGACATAATTAATTTCAAGATTGACAAACCTTGGATCAACAAGACATTTTCTACATTCTCTTGTAGGTTTGTGATTTTTGCAACGGAAGCATTCAGAATGCTCCCGTTGCAAGAAATCGTGTTATCCGCCTCCTCTTCTTGAACTTGTGTGCAAGAAATCGTGCATATCTTGGGGGTATTCGGCCCTCCCTTTTCTGATGAAACATCTGCTGTAACTTGTGGCTTCATCAACTCCTCTTGGCCCATGGCGGGACATTCTTCACCAAAATCCTCCTCTTGGCCCATGGCGGGACATTCTTCACCAAAATCCAACTTACGTCTGCTCGCTCGTTTGCTAGTAGTTGCTTTTGCATCAATATTGATGGAATCAACACTTTTCTTCTTCACTTTCTTAGCGGGCTTTGGAGTATGAGGTTTGGGAGTGCAAGGTGTGATAGGACCGACTTTGGGGTTGTGTCTCTTTATCTTCTTTCTCTTGTGCGGTTTCTTATCGCGTGTGCACATCTTCTTGAGAATATCTACAACAAATTGTTAgctcatgaaaaaaaaaagaaaaacaaaaatgacGATAAATCAATAACAACATTTTCCTTTTATCTAACCTATCAAGCTCTCTGATTTTCCACATTTTGGAGCATCTGACCCTGAAATATTTGACTCGAAATATTTGCAGTTGTTTGTAGTTTCACTTTCTTTCTCCGAGTACCCAACTTTTGCTTGAATCTGAGGTGTCAGTGGCACCCAAGCAACGTCCTTGACTTCTGCAACTGCCATTTCCTTGCCACTGCTAGAGAAAAGACAAGATTCACAACTAAATAATAAACAAGATTATTTTCATCATCAATAAATCAATTAATCTATGGATGCATACTTTGTTTCATTTACAACCACTTGTTGAGCTTCAAGAATCACAGAGTTGTTTATACCATGGCAATCAACATTCTCATTCAACGAAGGAGGCACAAAGAAGGAACTACAAGACACGAGGAAGATTTAAGGAAAACTAAATCAAAACATTCTTAACAAACATATgaaaatatatctaaataacaaGCATATCAAATCACCTAAAGAGATCATCATTGTTAGCACAATCGTTTTGATCATGTGTATTAGCTCCATCACAATCCATTTTCTGTGTACTAACATCCATATCTGCAAAATAATCATCTAAAAACATGAAAAGAGGTGAAATGAATAAGATAAAATCTACGATGAGCATATAAACAATACATTCTATGTTCATTACCAAAGTCCTTGTCTTTACCTGTGATGTCTTCTTCCGACTGCGTGTGATTCTCTGTATTCCCATGGCAAGAAACCACAACCTTATCCTCTGTATGGTCTTGAACTCCAATGATATGAGCCGCAAAACCAGATTTAAAGTCCTTCCTCCTTATGGAGGTATTCGATCTTTCCTTTTTCGCATTCATCCAAGATGAGTTGAGAGTAGTAGTGCACGTGTGTTTTTCAATGTCGCGAAGCACTCTTGTCAGCTCGGCTAACTTGTTCGACGAAATCCTCTTCCGCACTTGTCTTCTCTTCTTCAAAATCTTGGGCTTTTTCGAAGCTCCACCTTTCATTCTCGAGGTGTCTGCATCTATTCTTGATTTAGTTTTTATATCAACCGCTTATGAAAACTTGTGTTCATTCTTTAAAAgtattaattcaaaatattattGGTGCGGCATGGCCTTCCTTTTTCTCGTTTTGGTCATTTAATATTTTGCGATCAAATTAAGCTAATCACTGAGATACTCATGTATGCTATGGTTTCTCATTCCTAGAATATTAtagtaacaataaaataataatattatctcaaATGCATTGGttcgtcttttttttttttgagttgagAAATAAAAGTGGTGAAATTGAACCATTGACCTCTACTGTTATACAAAAAAGATGTCATGGTTTGGATGTCCCCAAAAAGAGAAATGCATtcaatcattaaaaaaatcaataattaaacatTACTATCGTCTAATGCTTCTTTTTTAAATGCACATATTATTTGACAAAACCACTCTTATAGTCTTCATACATTTATACGTTTGCTTACTAGGTTAATATTGATAATAGTGGATTCTTGATAAATCCTTCTTCAATCACTTGTTATCAAATCTCAGTTTTTATATGCATGAAAAATACTTCGACACAAGTTAATAATACTCAGGGGTGCTGTTGGGGGAGCACTACCACCCTCCAACCAAAATTTATAAAatctttttcactttttacatattttgtatttttcccaaactttttttttagtaCCTCTTATTCACGggaaattttgattttaattctccaaattaattttatatttcccTGAACATGCACTACAAAAATCTATCAATTATTTtcctccaaaaaaaatttttatTACTAATATGAGATTACAAACAACACCATAGAACTAGAGAATGAAAGAGGCATATCTTTTACCTGTTTTTCCTATCGATTTTTTACGACGATTTGAAGCAGTTTTGACCTTAGGCGTCGATGGGATCCAATCAGGGTCCTTGGATTTTGCCACCATTATTACACTGCCAATTGTTATTCAAAAAGTTTCAACAAAGTgattcccaaaaaaaaaaaaaaatatattttactaaGCAACATCAAAATATGACTTTCGAATGACgcaataaaaatagttattttcaCAGcgatataaatttaaaaatagaaatacaatAACAACAACATGCAAAAGAATACCCCTTATAGATTGAAAGAAATTGCAATATATACACTTTTAACTCTGTGACGGAGCCGGCCGACGTCCAGCGGAGTATATATtaggtatttttataatttattatttagatgaaaattattttgaattcttttttctacaataaaattctaatagagttatataatataactttaatattatttcatatttttatttagttttctttatttaatagaGTAATGGGTGagttagattaattttttttatagggtaatttttttgcattggactcataaaaaaataaaattcgagGTTAAATATAGAAGTCTTTACAAACACACGTAATTAAGATAAGACAGTTGTTAGCTCAATCCATTATATGGTAGTGAgattatatttttgttaaatcaagttattattaaatatttataattttatatgtgatgggaaaaaatataaatatttttaaaattattaatttattataaaattatagggttaattgcatataaattactgaactttcaacaaattctcattttgcacatgaactttaaaatctttattaaaattactcaactattaatttcttctcattttacataatgagaaaaaaattgataattaagtaattttaataaaaattttaaagttcgtatgcaaaatgagaatttgttaaaagttcagtaatttatatgcaattaatccaaaattttaattatataccttaaaattattaaattagacCCTAAGATGAAATGCCGGCTATGTCTTTAAATTACGCCATCCCTTCCACTAACTCATTTTTATTTGTCTGCAAAAATAAGAGTTCCACATCAATTTTTGAACTATCACATACTAAATTCTCTtctatatttatctataaattttaccaatttttaaCTAATACCCCATAATATTTATCTATACTTatctataaatttttatttatattttctactTTTTGGTATTATATCGTTACCtgcaataattttaataatttaaaagtcCATCACTAATGAGATATTTTTTTTCGTTGACTGAGAGAGTATCAATTGTCACTTTCCGCACACATGTTCGTAGGGCACGGGAAAGATAACCGCAAATTGCAGAAGGAAATATCCAAAAGAAAATTCAAACTAATCATTAGGAAAACATCGAAATAGAAAAAATACACTCAAAGAGTCAACCTATTCCTTTCGCTTTCAACGTGATTTCAACATATTTCtcataacaaattcaaagatTAAATAACTATGCGATTCAAGGGAACTCATTTATAAATTcagaattattattatataatctTGGTTaattttttcatcttcttcttttacatcgaaaaaagaagaagaaaagaatgaGAAAACACTGAGAAATATTTCATAAGTATGATATTAACGTAAATTTGCATTGCTTTCACCCAGAAAAAAGATTACTAcaatttatatatctatatatattactatGAAAGCACAGTTTTCTCAGTTTAAAAGTtttgaaagttttttttttttttttccaaaactTGAGGCATATATAAACAATAAACGTGATTTCGGCATAAACATGGATTTCAACAATCAAACCAACGAAATTCATTCAATACCTTTACCGTAATGTCAAACAAATTGTGTCACATAAATACCTGTTTTTTCTATGTCGAGCAAAGGAGAGCAGGCGAAAGCAAACAGAGGCCGCGCGCGGCTGCGTTTTTTCTGTGCGTGTGTTTGTTGATGAAGAATAAAAGAGCCGCGTTTTTTCTGTGCGTGTGTTTGTTGATGAAGAATAGAAGAGTAGAGAGGTCGGGCCTTGTTTTATTAAAGATAGATTGGGAGTGTGGCTGGGCCGGTGCATGCTTATTAAAATTGGGCTTCAACTCTTAAAAATTGGactctttattaatttatttaattgctcTGCATTTTTAATCAGTTAGGCCTTAATTTGTTTAAAAACTGGGATGCATTTTAACCGAGTAAATGCCTTTGCTTAATTTATTAATAGGCTCAATAATAGTAATTTGACTaatgatttaattatttatttaattaattagactttcTAATTTGAGTTAATTAAGTATTTTAGAAAATGATTGGATAATATCTATTATTCTTCTTACGTGCATGTATTAAgtgtaattaattattatatagttTAAAACATTAAATGAATTTGTATTATACATTTTTGCAAATAATGATGTTTATGAGAAAAGGTAGAAAAAAAAACCTcgaataattattataattattacttATATTTATTAGTCTTATTTTGCTTTTCGCACAAAGTTGCTTCGTAGCTTTTTTTTTCCACGAACGAGCATACAAGCATATCTGGAACTAACACAATTTGTATTATCTATTGACTTCATTTTTAATGAAACTAGTAATattcccgtgcgatgcacggtaatacttatttaattaaaatagtaaaataaaattatattttagaatattatagTATGTGAACATAGTAGCataaaaatgaagatgaaaccaTCTTATAGTtggtgataaaaaaaattatattttaaaatattatatttagaatgaaGATAGTagccttaaaataaaaatgaactcATCTTATAATTGGAGGCGTAATGACCAAGAAtttgacaaaacctttttatctaatgattattattatctatttaaaattttcaccaaaaaatctagatatttttctttcaaattttctattggtcttgaaagggtttttggaacttttaattactttttactgattttcattttacaacatattttttttgaggcgttaattgattgtaaattcaaaaattattagtgaattttgatatatttttttagctATATAAAGTTGtagtataaatacataaacattAGCTCATTTCAGAATTTGCCCTGGATTTTAATTTCGTCCAAATCAAAACATAcatgaaaaaaattaagatgatataatatatacacattatattaaatggttaatatgcaaaaacacccCTAACGTTACCACCCCAACTACACTTAAGCCCCTAACATAATGTTGATAGCAACTAACACGCCAAAGTTCATTAAGTACTAAACccataaacaaaatttctttcacaaaattaagaattttttttttaaatttatataatatataaaa harbors:
- the LOC131008664 gene encoding DNA glycosylase/AP lyase ROS1-like, whose protein sequence is MVAKSKDPDWIPSTPKVKTASNRRKKSIGKTDADTSRMKGGASKKPKILKKRRQVRKRISSNKLAELTRVLRDIEKHTCTTTLNSSWMNAKKERSNTSIRRKDFKSGFAAHIIGVQDHTEDKVVVSCHGNTENHTQSEEDITDMDVSTQKMDCDGANTHDQNDCANNDDLFSSFFVPPSLNENVDCHGINNSVILEAQQVVVNETNGKEMAVAEVKDVAWVPLTPQIQAKVGYSEKESETTNNCKYFESNISGSDAPKCGKSESLIDILKKMCTRDKKPHKRKKIKRHNPKVGPITPCTPKPHTPKPAKKVKKKSVDSINIDAKATTSKRASRRKLDFGEECPAMGQEEDFGEECPAMGQEELMKPQVTADVSSEKGGPNTPKICTISCTQVQEEEADNTISCNGSILNASVAKITNLQENVENVLLIQGDKDVRDAQADFVVKKMQSLCINEERSDALVVAEKKYKGIVDLDKETMVVWNLLTRDDWNKAAEAEALGADHVEYMKRERKLLRNKLDVFLDRMDVVQGNRQFSPWKGSIVDSVVGVFLTQNASDHMSSTAFMALSSRYPPLSVDEQNSRIRLLDQQVMVVESASDKSEFIREVDPPIRVERRKGKGNKKQELPINWDDLRKQYSRGLSRERTEQNADSINWEAMRQASIEEVALVIIQRGMSKQLAERIKGFLDRLVRDHGSIDLEWLRNVPPPKAKDYLLSISGLGLKSTECVRLLALYYPAFPVDTNARRFFVRMGWVPLKKLPEGVKLHELNDYPSLDSVQKYMWSRACDNDHQLLYEIHCHSVTIGKSFCTKLQPNCKECPMRDECAHYASALASNKPRLQGFQANSSLEAPMLTNSDGNEVKHHSNSETIIELPSSPVVETTTMEPLCFQPIIELPPSPVVETTPMESLDIGDIEDIGTLSHVGYIGTLSRVERSKKIRTKKIRSFIGEDNEISQALVAINPNVASFQLPKQKLEYRLRTVHEVCELPDSHPFLATFSKRVHGDRCPYLLAIWTEDECSEEATTCDTGKPSLSREVVEYQKRIKGTILIPCFTANGGRFPLNGTYFQINEVFADHESSLRPIDVPRELIWNLKRRILYCGKNITSICRGMNMAEVAYLFNRGFICSRGFDTKCRDAVAMVNRFHG